In the genome of Gadus morhua chromosome 12, gadMor3.0, whole genome shotgun sequence, one region contains:
- the irf4b gene encoding interferon regulatory factor 4 isoform X2 produces the protein MNLEADYTATGSSGNGKLRQWLIDQVDSGTYPGLIWENDEKSIFRIPWKHAGKQDYNRDEDAALFKAWALFKGKFREGIDKADPPTWKTRLRCALNKSNDFEELVDRSQLDISDPYKVYRIIPEGDKRRPRQEDSPLSPLSYPSYPALHSQIPHCMPNPESGWREFYPEQAFLPELHIPQCSYPPHPWQGPPIENAYQIKGSFYSYTHADVQPSAFTLDPGMRPADPLSDLRLHVSVFSRDALVREVTISNPKGCHLIPWALEEKAYVSPGAPDLVPLPPEGLTLQRMAGEEGPPSSLAMQGVRLWMTPEGLYARRQCQESVYWKEGVSPYKDKLNEMEREVNCKVLDTQDFLTEIQSYGLHGRPIPPFQALLCFGDECVDTERPRRSLTVQVEPLFARQLFYYAQQTGGHYYRGYEHHGVPEHISPSEDYQRAISHHHHHHGSMMQE, from the exons ATGAACCTCGAAGCGGATTACACAGCGACGGGGAGCAGCGGGAACGGAAAACTACGTCAATGGCTCATAGATCAGGTGGACAGTGGGACGTATCCCGGTCTGATTTGGGAGAACGACGAGAAGAGCATCTTCAGGATACCATGGAAACACGCGGGGAAGCAGGACTATAACAGAGATGAGGACGCCGCGCTTTTCAAG GCATGGGCACTGTTTAAGGGCAAGTTTCGGGAGGGTATCGACAAAGCGGACCCGCCGACCTGGAAGACGCGCTTACGTTGCGCGCTGAATAAAAGTAATGATTTCGAAGAGCTGGTGGACCGAAGCCAACTGGACATCTCGGACCCTTACAAAGTGTACCGTATCATCCCAGAGGGCGACAAGAGAA GACCCAGACAGGAGGACAGTCCTTTGAGTCCATTGAGCTATCCATCCTACCCTGCCCTTCACAGCCAG ATACCCCACTGCATGCCTAATCCAGAGAGTGGCTGGAGAGAATTCTACCCGGAGCAGGCCTTCCTTCCAGAGCTCCACATCCCACAATGTTCCTACCCCCCTCACCCATGGCAGGGCCCCCCCATAGAGAACG CATACCAGATCAAGGGCTCCTTTTACTCGTACACGCATGCTGACGTACAGCCCTCCGCCTTCACCCTTGACCCCGGCATGAGACCAGCAGACCCTCTTTCTG ACCTTCGCCTGCATGTGtccgtgttctcccgggacgctcTCGTGAGGGAGGTGACCATCTCCAACCCAAAGGGCTGTCATCTGATCCCCTGGGCCCTGGAGGAAAAGGCCTACGTTTCCCCAGGGGCCCCGGACCTGGTTCCCCTGCCCCCGGAGGGCCTGACGCTCCAGAGGAtggcgggggaggagggtccCCCAAGCTCTCTGGCCATGCAGGGCGTGAGGCTGTGGATGACCCCAGAAGGCCTCTACGCCCGGCGGCAGTGCCAGGAGAGTGTGTACTGGAAGGAGGGGGTATCCCCTTACAAGGACAAACTCaacgagatggagagagaggtcaaCTGCAAAGTGCTTGACACCCAGGACTTCCTCACAG AAATCCAAAGTTATGGGCTCCATGGCCGGCCCATACCTCCTTTCCAGGCCTTGCTGTGTTTTGGGGACGAGTGTGTCGACACAGAGAGACCAAGAAGGAGCCTCACCGTGCAG GTGGAACCCTTGTTTGCAAGGCAGCTGTTTTACTATGCCCAGCAAACCGGCGGACACTATTACCGTGGCTACGAGCACCACGGTGTCCCAGAACACATAAGCCCTTCTGAGGACTATCAGCGGGCAATctcacaccaccatcaccaccacggcAGTATGATGCAGGAGTGA
- the LOC115556305 gene encoding dual specificity protein phosphatase 22-B: MGNGINKILPGLYLGNLKDSQDKDLLAKFNITHILSIHDTAKPVLEDMKYRCISASDHPKQNLMPYFKDSIVFIHESRLQGGGCLVHCVAGVSRSVTLVVAYLMTVTGLGWVDCLAAVRAARPCARPNLGFLRQLEEYENLDLAQYRTWWTEQFGKNPFNDHEEIKALLDRKSQDNSDAMATSIVAPMATSRT, from the exons ATGGGTAACGGAATAAACAAG ATCCTGCCAGGCCTTTATCTGGGGAACCTGAAAG ATTCTCAAGACAAGGATCTGTTAGCCAAGTTCAACATCACACACATCCTCTCCATCCACGACACAGCCAAACCCGTCCTCGAG GATATGAAATACCGTTGTATATCTGCTTCAGATCACCCCAAGCAAAACTT GATGCCATACTTCAAGGACAGCATCGTCTTCATCCACGAGTCTCGACTGCAGGGAGGAGGCTGTCTAGTCCACTG TGTGGCGGGGGTGTCCCGCAGCGTCACCCTGGTGGTGGCGTACCTCATGACGGTGACGGGCCTGGGCTGGGTGGACTGCCTGGCTGCAGTCAGGGCTGCCAGGCCCTGCGCCAGACCAAACCTGGGCTTCCTGCGGCAGCTGGAGGAGTATGAAAATCTAGACCTGGCCCAG TATAGGACATGGTGGACGGAGCAGTTTGGGAAGAACCCGTTCAACGACCACGAGGAAATCAAGGCTCTTTTGGACCGGAAATCCCAGGACAACAGTGACGCCATGGCAACCAGTATAGTGGCGCCTATGGCAACCAGTAGAACCTAG
- the bphl gene encoding valacyclovir hydrolase yields MALILTRRLGALRNLSQKKTIQPYCSSVTAGRQHINGVQLYYERTGIGKHAVLLIPGALGSTLTDFGPQLKSLNKEMFTIVGFDPRGYGRSRPPERDFPPNFFERDAKDAVDLMKALGFSRFSLLGWSDGGITGLVLAARNPELIHKMVVWGSNAYVSQQDLSIYHAISDVSKWSARMRKPMEDMYGAEVFPKIWKAWVDGISQFTHRPEGSICMELLPHICCPSLIIHGEKDPMVPSFHPQYLLKHIKGSRLHVNPEGKHNLHLRFATEFNKMVEDFLDE; encoded by the exons ATGGCGTTGATACTAACAAGGCGTCTTGGCGCATTGCGAAATTTATCACAAAAGAAGACGATTCAGCCCTACTG CTCTTCAGTAACAGCAGGCAGACAACACATAAATGGAGTCCAACTGTACTATGAGAGGACTGGCATAGGAAAGCATGCTGTGCTTCTGATCCCTGGAGCTCTGG GAAGCACTCTGACCGACTTTGGTCCTCAGCTGAAGTCTCTGAACAAGGAGATGTTTACCATTGTTGGTTTCGACCCCCGTGGTTACGGGCGTTCTCGTCCTCCTGAAAGAGACTTCCCTCCGAACTTCTTTGAGAGGGACGCAAAGGATGCAGTAGACCTGATGAAG GCATTGGGCTTCAGCAGGTTCTCTCTGCTGGGGTGGAGCGACGGAGGAATCACAGGTCTGGTGTTGGCAGCCAGGAACCCAGAGCTCATCCACAAGATGGTCGTCTGGGGATCCAACGCCTACGTCTCCCAACAAGACCTCAGCATTTACCATG CGATCAGCGATGTGTCCAAGTGGAGTGCCAGGATGAGGAAGCCCATGGAGGACATGTATGGAGCAGAGGTGTTCCCTAAGATCTGGAAGGCCTGGGTGGACGGGATCTCACAATTCACCCACAGACCAGAAG GGAGCATCTGCATGGAGCTTTTGCCCCATATCTGCTGTCCTTCCCTCATCATCCATGGCGAGAAAGACCCCATGGTGCCCAGCTTCCATCCACAATACCTTCTCAAACACATCAAGGGATCACG ttTACATGTGAATCCAGAGGGAAAACATAATCTTCACCTGAGATTCGCTACCGAATTCAACAAAATGGTGGAAGACTTTTTGGATGAATGA
- the irf4b gene encoding interferon regulatory factor 4 isoform X1 encodes MNLEADYTATGSSGNGKLRQWLIDQVDSGTYPGLIWENDEKSIFRIPWKHAGKQDYNRDEDAALFKAWALFKGKFREGIDKADPPTWKTRLRCALNKSNDFEELVDRSQLDISDPYKVYRIIPEGDKRRPRQEDSPLSPLSYPSYPALHSQIPHCMPNPESGWREFYPEQAFLPELHIPQCSYPPHPWQGPPIENAAYQIKGSFYSYTHADVQPSAFTLDPGMRPADPLSDLRLHVSVFSRDALVREVTISNPKGCHLIPWALEEKAYVSPGAPDLVPLPPEGLTLQRMAGEEGPPSSLAMQGVRLWMTPEGLYARRQCQESVYWKEGVSPYKDKLNEMEREVNCKVLDTQDFLTEIQSYGLHGRPIPPFQALLCFGDECVDTERPRRSLTVQVEPLFARQLFYYAQQTGGHYYRGYEHHGVPEHISPSEDYQRAISHHHHHHGSMMQE; translated from the exons ATGAACCTCGAAGCGGATTACACAGCGACGGGGAGCAGCGGGAACGGAAAACTACGTCAATGGCTCATAGATCAGGTGGACAGTGGGACGTATCCCGGTCTGATTTGGGAGAACGACGAGAAGAGCATCTTCAGGATACCATGGAAACACGCGGGGAAGCAGGACTATAACAGAGATGAGGACGCCGCGCTTTTCAAG GCATGGGCACTGTTTAAGGGCAAGTTTCGGGAGGGTATCGACAAAGCGGACCCGCCGACCTGGAAGACGCGCTTACGTTGCGCGCTGAATAAAAGTAATGATTTCGAAGAGCTGGTGGACCGAAGCCAACTGGACATCTCGGACCCTTACAAAGTGTACCGTATCATCCCAGAGGGCGACAAGAGAA GACCCAGACAGGAGGACAGTCCTTTGAGTCCATTGAGCTATCCATCCTACCCTGCCCTTCACAGCCAG ATACCCCACTGCATGCCTAATCCAGAGAGTGGCTGGAGAGAATTCTACCCGGAGCAGGCCTTCCTTCCAGAGCTCCACATCCCACAATGTTCCTACCCCCCTCACCCATGGCAGGGCCCCCCCATAGAGAACG CAGCATACCAGATCAAGGGCTCCTTTTACTCGTACACGCATGCTGACGTACAGCCCTCCGCCTTCACCCTTGACCCCGGCATGAGACCAGCAGACCCTCTTTCTG ACCTTCGCCTGCATGTGtccgtgttctcccgggacgctcTCGTGAGGGAGGTGACCATCTCCAACCCAAAGGGCTGTCATCTGATCCCCTGGGCCCTGGAGGAAAAGGCCTACGTTTCCCCAGGGGCCCCGGACCTGGTTCCCCTGCCCCCGGAGGGCCTGACGCTCCAGAGGAtggcgggggaggagggtccCCCAAGCTCTCTGGCCATGCAGGGCGTGAGGCTGTGGATGACCCCAGAAGGCCTCTACGCCCGGCGGCAGTGCCAGGAGAGTGTGTACTGGAAGGAGGGGGTATCCCCTTACAAGGACAAACTCaacgagatggagagagaggtcaaCTGCAAAGTGCTTGACACCCAGGACTTCCTCACAG AAATCCAAAGTTATGGGCTCCATGGCCGGCCCATACCTCCTTTCCAGGCCTTGCTGTGTTTTGGGGACGAGTGTGTCGACACAGAGAGACCAAGAAGGAGCCTCACCGTGCAG GTGGAACCCTTGTTTGCAAGGCAGCTGTTTTACTATGCCCAGCAAACCGGCGGACACTATTACCGTGGCTACGAGCACCACGGTGTCCCAGAACACATAAGCCCTTCTGAGGACTATCAGCGGGCAATctcacaccaccatcaccaccacggcAGTATGATGCAGGAGTGA